The proteins below come from a single Myripristis murdjan chromosome 10, fMyrMur1.1, whole genome shotgun sequence genomic window:
- the rlim gene encoding E3 ubiquitin-protein ligase RLIM has translation MEGSDGLEQGGSDQSESQRRRQLDRLDREEAFYQFVNNLSDEDYRLMRDNNLLGTPGEITEDELLSRLQQIKDGPEQRSNSPSTESGESTGEPPENNEDAAHGDSLLDWLNTVRRTGNTTRTGHRGNQSWRAVSQTNPNSGDFRFSLEINVNRSLAEQQGVVEGEQESPQAPRVVADAEPQVPMETEEVVEEPVVEELAVIVEPEPELEEAVSQEVLVEPPSSPSSVAVQTPVSPAPRRGQRRARSRSPEPRRTRARTARSRSPLNLDRLDGLPNLRHAQRSHGHYSAANSPPVPPVEGSSRTRQHPLSRQSTAGDEAQPSSAVEGSAPEAHNTGSQEGDAAGGEEGAAGRRPPTIMLDLQVRRVRPGEYRQRDSIANRTRSRSQNSNNTFLYESERGGFRRTFSRSERAGVRTYVSTIRIPIRRISDAGLGEATSMALQSMIRQIMTGFGELSYLMDSDSDSTDLNRGANTPADLAEALNSPDAAAAAAAAAVVDEPSVTAGGRARTVERDLEDGLATGPAASGGRARPRPPISLEEPSSLPFLRLAHFFLLNDDDEDQPQGLTKEQIDNLSMRNFGESDALKTCSVCITEYAEGNKLRKLPCSHEYHVHCIDRWLSENSTCPICRRAVLVSASRESVV, from the exons ATGGAGGGGTCTGACGGCTTAGAGCAAGGTGGCAGTGACCAGTCGGAGTCACAGCGCAGAAGGCAGCTGGACCGGCTGGACAGGGAAGAGGCCTTCTATCAGTTTGTCAACAATCTCAGTGATGAGGACTATCGCCTGATGAGAGACAACAATCTTTTGGGAACCCCAG GTGAGATAACAGAAGACGAGCTGTTGAGTCGACTTCAACAAATCAAGGATGGTCCAGAACAACGGAGTAACAGTCCCAGTACTGAGAGTGGAGAAAGTACAGGTG AACCACCAGAAAACAATGAGGACGCTGCTCATGGGGACAGTCTCCTGGATTGGCTGAACACAGTGAGGCGCACAGGCAACACGACTAGAACTGGCCATCGTGGTAATCAGTCATGGCGGGCAGTAAGCCAGACCAACCCCAACAGTGGTGACTTTCGCTTCAGCCTGGAAATCAATGTGAACCGTAGCCTGGCTGAACAGCAAGGAGTTGTCGAGGGCGAGCAGGAGTCTCCACAGGCTCCAAGAGTAGTGGCAGATGCTGAGCCACAGGTCCCTATGGAGACAGAAGAAGTTGTGGAGGAACCAGTTGTAGAGGAGCTGGCTGTCATAGTGGAGCCAGAACCTGAATTAGAAGAAGCTGTTTCACAGGAGGTGCTTGTAGAACCTCCTAGCTCACCCTCCAGTGTGGCTGTCCAAACCCCAGTGTCTCCAGCCCCTCGAAGAGGACAAAGGAGAGCCCGCAGCCGCAGTCCAGAACCACGGAGGACCAGGGCCCGTACAGCCAGGAGCCGATCCCCCCTCAACTTGGATCGGCTAGATGGTCTTCCTAACCTTCGTCATGCTCAACGCTCTCATGGCCACTACTCTGCTGCTAACTCTCCCCCTGTCCCCCCAGTGGAGGGCAGTTCCAGGACTCGACAGCATCCTCTTTCCAGGCAAAGCACTGCTGGCGATGAAGCCCAACCATCCAGTGCTGTAGAAGGATCAGCTCCAGAGGCCCACAACACAGGATCTCAGGAAGGAGACGCTGCCGGTGGAGAAGAAGGGGCGGCTGGCCGCCGTCCCCCTACCATTATGCTTGATCTCCAGGTGCGCCGTGTGCGTCCTGGAGAATATCGACAGAGAGACAGCATTGCCAATCGTACACGTTCGCGCTCCCAAAACTCAAACAACACCTTTCTTTATGAGAGTGAGCGTGGTGGCTTTCGTAGAACCTTCTCACGCTCAGAGCGTGCAGGTGTGAGGACCTATGTCAGCACCATCCGCATCCCTATCCGGAGGATCTCTGATGCAGGCCTGGGGGAGGCAACCTCGATGGCGCTGCAGTCTATGATTCGACAGATCATGACAGGTTTTGGTGAGCTCAGCTACCTCATggactctgactctgattccACAGATTTGAACCGTGGTGCAAACACACCTGCAGATTTGGCCGAAGCCCTCAACAGcccagatgctgctgctgctgctgctgctgctgctgtggttgaTGAGCCATCTGTGACTGCTGGAGGTAGAGCAAGGACAGTTGAACGGGATCTGGAGGATGGTCTTGCTACTGGTCCGGCTGCCTCTGGTGGCAGGGCACGACCTAGACCACCCATCAGCCTGGAGGAGCCCAGCTCACTGCCCTTCCTCCGGCTCGCCCACTTCTTTCTCctcaatgatgatgatgaggaccAGCCCCAAGGGCTGACCAAAGAGCAAATTGACAACCTCTCCATGCGCAATTTTGGGGAGAGTGATGCCCTGAAGACCTGCAGTGTCTGTATAACAGAGTATGCAGAAGGTAACAAATTACGGAAGCTGCCATGCTCACATGAGTATCATGTGCACTGCATCGACCGCTGGCTGTCTGAAAACTCCACCTGCCCCATCTGCCGCAGGGCCGTCTTGGTATCTGCCAGCCGAGAGAGTGTGGTCTAG